From Amphiura filiformis chromosome 20, Afil_fr2py, whole genome shotgun sequence, a single genomic window includes:
- the LOC140142238 gene encoding uncharacterized protein — protein MSAPVMIFRRASRRRNIRLNITSFVWFLFSGSFISLVVTCAYVTIYLEDDPDDRDYLFEFPDVEDKTEIEDKILLGDDVHDDLNLVSSKLIDSSQIELAGWWMPHVRWNPEIDCNTGQPGICSKVSAKLIDSSQIELAGWWMPHVRWNPEIDCNTGQPGICSKVSSKLID, from the exons ATGTCAGCGCCCGTGATGATTTTTAGGAGAGCGTCTCGGAGGCGAAATATTCGCTTGAATATTACGTCTTTTGTGTGGTTTTTGTTCTCAGGGTCTTTCATTTCATTAGTTGTAACATGTGCGTATGTGACAATCTATTTAGAGGATGATCCAGATGACAG agatTATCTTTTTGAATTTCCTGATGTAGAAGATAAAACTGAGATTGAGGACAAAATTCTTCTTGGAGATGATGTGCATGATGATCTAAACCTAGTCAGCTCTAAACTGATTGACTCATCACAGATAGAATTGGCAGGGTGGTGGATGCCACACGTCAGATGGAATCCAGAGATTGACTGCAATACTGGCCAGCCTGGTATTTGCAGTAAGGTAAGCGCCAAACTGATTGACTCATCACAGATAGAATTGGCAGGATGGTGGATGCCACACGTCAGATGGAATCCAGAGATTGACTGCAATACTGGCCAGCCTGGTATTTGCAGTAAGGTAAGCTCCAAACTGATTGACTAA